The following proteins come from a genomic window of Salvia hispanica cultivar TCC Black 2014 chromosome 4, UniMelb_Shisp_WGS_1.0, whole genome shotgun sequence:
- the LOC125217627 gene encoding transducin beta-like protein 2: MDAILPIIAFSVIAGAVIAFVVFGAYSRKRKSEIQSITRPENLNPNPKPATKPSAAKKPQHKSHSHSHAADKDANKKHHHLDLNTLKGHGDAVTGLSFSPDGRSLATACGDGVVRIFRLDDASSKSFKFLRINLPAGGHPNAVAFAGDASSIVVASQALSGSSLYMYEEEKPKTTGDQKQQSKLPLPAIKWEHHKVHDKRAIITLVGAQATYGSADGSTIILSCSEGTDIILWHGKTGKPLGNVDTNQLKNTMATISPNGRFIAAAAFTADVKVWEVMYSKDGSVKEVLKAMQLKGHKSAVTWLCFSPNSEQIITASKDGTIRIWNINVRYHMDEDPKTLKVLPIPLHDENGTTLHYDLLSLSPDGKILAATHGSMLQWLCAETGQVLDVAEKAHDGDITDMAWAPSTILMDNKQTVVLATASNDKKVKLWQAPLLKPS; the protein is encoded by the exons ATGGACGCAATTCTCCCGATTATCGCGTTCTCGGTGATCGCCGGCGCCGTGATTGCTTTCGTGGTATTCGGTGCTTATTCCCGGAAGAGAAAATCGGAAATTCAATCCATCACCCGACCCGAGAACCTGAATCCGAACCCAAAACCCGCTACGAAGCCCTCGGCTGCCAAGAAGCCTCAACACAAATCTCATTCCCATTCTCATGCAGCCGATAAA GATGCCAATAAGAAGCATCATCACTTGGATTTGAATACTTTGAAAGGGCACGGCGATGCTGTCACCGGTCTTAGTTTTTCGCCTGATGGCCGTAGTTTAGCTACCG CTTGTGGAGATGGTGTTGTTAGGATTTTCCGGCTGGACGATGCTTCAAGCAAAAGTTTCAA GTTCCTGCGAATTAACTTACCTGCCGGGGGCCATCCGAATGCAGTTGCTTTTGCTGGTGATGCATCTTCAATTGTAGTGGCTTCCCAGGCACTCTCAGGATCATCTCTTTACATgtatgaagaagaaaaacccAAAACAACTGGAGACCAGAAGCAACAGAGCAAGCTCCCACTCCCTGCAATCAAATGGGAACATCATAAAGTTCATGATAAGAGAGCCATCATCACATTAGTCGGGGCCCAGGCAACTTATGGCAGCGCTGATGGAAGTACTATCATTTTGTCATGCTCAGAAG GCACTGATATAATACTCTGGCATGGGAAAACTGGGAAACCATTGGGTAACGTTGATACAAATCAGCTTAAAAATACAATGGCTACCATATCACCAAATGGACGTTTTATTGCAGCAGCTGCCTTTACTGCTGATGTGAAG GTTTGGGAAGTCATGTACTCAAAAGATGGCTCAGTGAAGGAGGTTTTGAAAGCTATGCAACTTAAAGGTCATAAG AGTGCAGTAACATGGTTATGCTTCAGTCCTAATTCAGAACAAATCATCACCGCCTCCAAGGATGGTACTATAAGAATATGGAATATCAATG TTCGATATCATATGGATGAAGACCCCAAAACTCTGAAGGTGTTGCCTATTCCACTTCACGATGAAAATGGCACTACTCTACACTATGATCTTCTCAGTTTATCACCTGATGGTAAGATACTGGCAGCAACCCATGGTTCAATGCTGCAGTGGCTGTGCGCTGAGACGGGACAGGTTTTGGACGTTGCTGAAAAAGCCCATGATG GTGATATCACAGATATGGCTTGGGCACCTTCCACCATTCTAATGg ATAATAAACAAACAGTTGTTCTAGCTACTGCCAGCAATGACAAGAAAGTGAAGCTGTGGCAAGctcccctcctcaaaccctcGTAA